The window TCAAGTTTAGCCGGGATATCCCCGAAGCGCGTCTTGACGTATCTAAACATTGGCAAGGCAGCAAGCCAACAGCAAAGGTACTTACAGTGGATGTAATGTCGGATGAACAAACGTCGCAAACATATTTGACACCACCTTCACCACCTCTCGTGATCGTTTTCTTTCTAATAACACCCATACTGTCGGTTGCGATGTCGGGCCGGGGAGTCGTTAATTACCCCCCTGTCTGGACGTGGCACCAGGCTCAAGGCCACGCAGGGCGCGTTAAAGACGGAAAAGAGATCTCAAAGTAATGCGCGAATGTCGGCAAGGTCGATGCGACGTGGgatttgatgaagaatgaagaaatGCGGCCGTTATTGAtggagttggtgttgggctGATTGGTCGAGGGGCTTTGATGTtgcgatgttgttgatggcgctTGCTTGAGCTACTCTGGGGCTGGTCTGAGCTGGGCTGAGCCGTACTTGCTGTGGGTATCAAATGGGGAGCGTCATAACATGACCCCACATTATCGTTAAAATCACGTGCATGCTCCTTCCATTAACATTCCCCACCAATGAAGGACTGATGCCAATCCTCAATGCTAGATCCCCACAAGGAAGGaagtgacgatgaagaacttGGGGAAAGAGTGACTTTATGCGCAACTTGGATCATCCAATGCGTATGAATTTCAGGTGAATAATACCTAACGAGTTTACCGGATCGGAGCATCATAACTCAGGTACTAGATAGGCCAAATTCATTGCCAAACCTGTGTTATGGTGAATGCTCCTCTCAAACCCAGTTCACAACTTGAATAGCAATCCAAACCTGTTATAGCCCACTAGACTCCCCCGAAAACACGGCCGAGAATATCACCGTTATCCGCTCCATTCAGAACTCCAGCTTGTTGTAGGGGCTATTTATTATTCTAGCCGCCTCAATCATTATCTTTGCGAACTTGTCTCATAATTTCAAGGATAAACTGAAGTTCTTCTGGCTTTGATATACATTTTCCATTCTGCATCTCAATCACTTCTCATACGGTTACCCCACTATCATCATGCCTGATCAAATTCTTGACGATATCTCTCATCGGAGATACAATCCCCTCACGGATTCCTGGCTGCTTGTATCCCCTCATCGCACGAAGCGACCTTGGCAGTACGTTTGACCTAGTTTCAATCGGAAACAACTAACATGTCATAGAGGTCAGCAAGAGGCTGCTGTCGCGACAGAACTCCCCGAATATGACCCCAAAGTACGCTCATGATATCACATCATAACGATTTGATCTGACAACCTCAGTGTTACCTATGTCCCGGCAATCCACGAGCAGCTGGTGACTCTAACCCGAAATACGAAAGGACGTTTGCCTTTGTGAACGACTACAGCGCAGTCAAGCAAGAGCAGCCTGAATATGACGCCAAGGCCTCATCCAACGACTTGGAatctcttctcctccaagcccAGGGTGTCAAGGGTGTGTGTTATGTCCTCACCTTCTCTCCCAAGCATCATGTCACCCTTGCCGATATGACTGCCAACGAGATTGTTCCCGTTATTGAACACTGGACACGCATCTATGCCAACCATCTGACGCCGTCAAACCCCCGCGCGGCTGAAGCTGACCAGCTTAATATCTCCATGTCCAAAGACACTACCCCTAGCCCCGAGGAACAGTACCGATATATGCAAatctttgagaacaagggCGCTGCAATGGGTTGCTCCAACCCTCACCCTCATTGCCAGGTCTGGACCACATCTACTATGCCCGAGGAGCCAGGCAAGGAGCTTGTCCAAATGACCAAGTATCGAGAACAGCATGAAGGCCGACACCTCTTAGGTGACTACGTCAAATTGGAattggagaagaaagagcgaGTTGTTTGGGAGAACGATGCATTCGTTATTGTGTGCCCTTGGTGGGCTGTGTGGCCGTttgaggttcttgttctGCCTAAGCGACACATCCGATCCCTTCTCGACTTTAAGCCCGAAGAGCGACTCCAATTTGCCGAAGCCATTCAAGAAGTCACCCGAAGGTACGACAACTTGTTTGAGTGCAACTTCCCCTATAGCTCTGGCCTTCACCAGGCACCGCTTGACGGTACCCCTGAGGAGTTGGAGAGTGCTTATTTCCACATGCATTTTTATCCCCCTCTGCTGCGCTCGGCCACAGTCAAGAAGTTCCTCGTTGGTTACGAGCTCTTGGCTGAGCCGCAGCGTGATATCACACCCGAGCAGGCTACAGTCCGCTTGAGGAACTGCGGAGGAGAGCTCTACCGAAAGAGCCTATAGGCTTTACCCATCCACTTGGCTATTAAAATCTACTCAATTATATATCCATCATGATTTGTATGTCATTGTTCCACAAGCTTTACCCGACAAATATTCCCCCTGAAACTCAAATTATACCCCTCGTACGATTGTATTACCACATTTTAGTTGTACTGGACGTAGTGGTCCCGAACCAGGGGCATCCAGATCAGGGAAGTGGAAGCCAGGGCGAATGGGAAGTATTGAGGCAGACCAAACGTCAtggtcttgaagacaaaAAGCTCACTGGCAAAATGTGAAAAGGCAACAATGTAGGTCCAGTAAGCCAGAGTGTAGACAGGACCAATGTGGAGGTTGTAAGCAGCGTAGCATCGAACAATGCAGGTGATGAGTGTCCAGGTGCCAAACAGTCTGCCCGCGAGGGGAGTCAACTGGTCGGTAGCCTTGGGGTCATTCTGAGCAGGAATCAGCTTGTTCGTCTGATCCTCGGGTTCGAagttgttggtcttgctgggGAGCTTTGGGTTGCGAATAAAACGGCCGTTGTAGACTCGTCGGGAAAAGTGCAGCGTGGTGTACGCCTGCAGCGAATTGCcaatggagatgatggaaagctATAGTGGTCAGTTTTATTCTGTAGGAGACGGATGTTGGGCGAGTCTTACGATGATCATGTAGTAGGGTAGAACACCCTTGGCTTCAGGGAGGAAGGGCTTGAGGGCGTCCATGATGATTAGTGAGTCGGAGTAGATGCACTGCCTTCTTTACAGCTTATAGGTGCAAAACAACAATTGAAGAAATAAGTAGGTATCAGACGATTACTCCGACTCCGTAGGACATGCGATTTTTGGTGGGAGACGCGGGCTATAATCGGCGaccaaagaacaaaagaagctTGGACCAACTCAACAACGTCAGGTCAGGGGTAGTCGAAATCTACTGGTCCCCTACCTAAAATTCAATTGAGTGCCCAGCCTAAGCCAAGACGAGGAGCCGAGGGGCAGACGAGCTGCTTTTTATCTTGTGATTGACACTTTTAATctatttctttccttctccttcttgcaCATTTGCATTTTCCATTGCGCACTCCAATCATGACTGCTATCGCAGACTTTTTCGAAAACGTACCGCAGCCTCTGCAATGGggtcttgctggtgttggtgctctCTTCCTCGGCTCCAAGATTCTGAGCTATCTCCAACTTGTCCTCAGCGCCTTCGTTCTCGGAGGTACCAACGTAAGTGATTGTGTCAATTGCAATTTTCCGGGCTAACGATTATCACAGCTGCGTAAGTACGGAAAGCCTGGTACTTGGGCTGTTATTACCGGTGCCTCTGATGGCCTCGGCAAGGAGTATGCTCTGCAACTCGCTGCCAAGGGCTTCAATCTCGTCCTCGTTTCCCGAACTCTGTCCAAGCTCGAGACCCTATCCACCGAGATTCAACAAAAGTACTCTGGCAAGGGCCTCCAGATCAAGGTCCTTGATATGGACTTTTCCAAGAACAACGATGCCGATTACGAGCGCCTGAGCGAGCTTATCTACGGTCTTGATGTCGGtatcctcatcaacaacgtcgGCCAGAGCCACAGCATTCCCGTTCCTTTCCTCGAGaccaccaaggaggagcttgagaacatcatcaccatcaactgCACTGGTACTCTCCGAGTTACCCAGACTGTCGCTCCTATCATGAAGGCACGAAAGAACGGTCTTATTCTGACCATGGGATCGTTCGGTGGATGGACACCTACTGCTCTCCTGGCCACTTACTCTGGTAGCAAGGCTTTCCTCCAGCAGTGGAGCAACGCTCTTGCAGCTGAGCTTGCCGATGACAAGGTTGATGTCTACCTCGTTCTCAGCCATCTTGTTACCACTGCTATGAGCAAGATTCGCCGCCCCAGTCTTCTGGTCCCCAACGCTCGCAACTTTGTCAAGGCTACCCTCGGCAAGGTTGGACTTGGTGGATACCAGACAGCACCTTATACTTATACCCCCTGGTGGAGTCACTCTTTCATGCTGTGGTTCATTGAGAACATCCCTGGTGCCAACGGCCCTATCACTATGTCTGTAAACAAGAAGATGCACGAGGACATTCGCCGAAGGGCTCTCCGCAAGGCGGCCAGagaggccaagaagcagtAAATGCAAGACATAATCTAAGTGAAGGGTAGGAGATTAGGTCCTCGTGTGTAGGTACACAATATCGAAATTAAAAAGGAGGAATGGGATTCAATATCATAGTAAATATAAAGCATTGAAGTTGATTTATCTACTAGGTTAAATCTTGCCTTTGTTTCCCGTTTATCAAACGTCTGGCCCCTTTATTAGTAAAAGTAAATTGGAAAAGGTGATGCTTGAATGACTATGTTCCTCACGTTTAGGGAAGAAAGGATCATTGTCATGGAGACCAAGAAAAGACGGATGATATCCTTGCTGTACCACATGCTGCAATGGCCAATATTTTCCTTTGAACCACCTTGATTCTTGCTTGAGAACTGAGGCTCTGCATCTAACAGCTACCTTGAATCAAGCTGAAAACTACTGGGTTTCACATTAATAAGGGCAGTACAGGCGACAAAGGCTACTGATAGCTATCAAAGAGAACACTTATTAATAACTCTAATCTAACATAAGTGATATATAATCATTGCTTCCACTTCTTGAATGCTTGTTTGCGTAAATCTTCATGACGCGTGGTTACCGCTCTCTCAGCCTTGCACCAAAACGGTCCTAGCGCTCGAGCCCCAGTCGCGAAAAATCCGTGCTCCATATCCAGCCTCCCCAAGCTCTCGTCAAATTGTTTATCATTTTCTCTAGCATGCAACACTTGCAATAGCCTCTGTTCAACCCCGACGACGACGCGATTTAATCGAAAACCAACGACGAGGTTATCGACGCGACAACGGGGGATTGATATCCTTACCATAATTCATCCCACGCGCAAGCCAATCGTCGCTTTTGATGATCCGCGATCTGCTTTCATCGGTATAGCAACGACCACTGGTGAAGCTACCCAGGCCCGCCGAGGGCTTCGATTTTACCGCCCATAATGTCGTTTCCACAAACAACTCCCGTCCGGCCAGTTCCAGGCGCATTCTTGAATACGCCAGCTGTCACTTCGAGATACCAGCAAGGCTCCGATCCTGTGCGCCGACAGCTGTTCCCAGTTTCTGAGAGCGGCCAGTCCGTATCGAGTCTCAAGAGCACTGCGCCtacatcatcagcatcacgAGGTGTGACAGTCACGGGCTCCTCAGTGGTGAGACCATCTAGCACCGATGGCCTGCTTGTTCCGACTGTGCTGCCACCTCTACGATCCGAGAATGTCCCCCCCGTCATAAAG is drawn from Fusarium graminearum PH-1 chromosome 3, whole genome shotgun sequence and contains these coding sequences:
- a CDS encoding galactose-1-phosphate uridylyltransferase, whose product is MPDQILDDISHRRYNPLTDSWLLVSPHRTKRPWQGQQEAAVATELPEYDPKCYLCPGNPRAAGDSNPKYERTFAFVNDYSAVKQEQPEYDAKASSNDLESLLLQAQGVKGVCYVLTFSPKHHVTLADMTANEIVPVIEHWTRIYANHLTPSNPRAAEADQLNISMSKDTTPSPEEQYRYMQIFENKGAAMGCSNPHPHCQVWTTSTMPEEPGKELVQMTKYREQHEGRHLLGDYVKLELEKKERVVWENDAFVIVCPWWAVWPFEVLVLPKRHIRSLLDFKPEERLQFAEAIQEVTRRYDNLFECNFPYSSGLHQAPLDGTPEELESAYFHMHFYPPLLRSATVKKFLVGYELLAEPQRDITPEQATVRLRNCGGELYRKSL